The Saprospiraceae bacterium genome includes a window with the following:
- a CDS encoding PD40 domain-containing protein gives MKHFLILYLIFFSVISSFSQSTTLLRHPAVNNNGSLVCFSFQGDIWTVPSSGGKASRLTIHEAYEGNPIFSPDGKQIAFSGARFGNNDIYTIPSSGGQAKRLTFHSGADIVASWTQPDKILFSTNREFRQIERPSEVYSIHPNGGTETRILDAVGHDPVLSPDGRFLAFVRGDINPVARQAYQGSSNRDLWIYDTKNKTYHKLPGSTYNDITPQWAGNNTIYYLNSDGGVYNLYKHKLDGNGKAIGKAEKQTKYTDESIRAFSLSSDGTTIVFEKDLHLYIMRTDKGGVQKLNVEISADERFDPTELKTLARDINDYSVSPNGKLIALSVRGEIFIREDDKEKSRTINVSNHAYRDIEPVWLNDSMLLFTSDRANGNFDIYMVRSADTSQTNVFKSLKHKVTPVTRTSLDEHSLSVAPDGKKMAFIRGRGTLIVADMTAEGLISKEVILNDSWASEEGLVWSPDSKWLAYSQTDLYYNDEVFIQPVDNTSKPVNVSMHPRTDRHPYWSPDGSKLGFISERSTARSEDIMFVWLKKEDWEKAMQDWQDVASSDTDNDDKFKSDKQKKKIPEIKIDFDKIYDRIVQVTNFPGNESDFVISKDGETFYYTASSSSSKGRDLYSIKWDGKSLKEITKGGSDPANISMENDGKYIYYTKQGALSRVETKGTTNDNLSFNAKMKVDYTAERNQVFEEAWRTIRDGFYDPLFHGYDWNALREKYRQRCVQASTENDFRDMFNLMLGELNASHMGLRVPERAETQKDATGLLGAELIPVANGTQVVRVVPKSPADKAGSKLNPGDIITAVNGQSIGTSDNFYNMLNGLVNEKVVLSVINGDKKNKEVVIRLTESVSNNLYDAWVEKRQKLVDQYSNGKLGYIHIKSMDFPSFEVVEREFMAAGYGKDGLVIDVRYNGGGSTADFLMAILNYKQHAYTIPRGASDNPEKDKLKFKEYYPIGERLVYAAWMKPSIALCNEGSYSNAEIFSHAYKSLGIGKLVGLPTNGSVISTGGKGLMDGSFVRLPLRMWFTKSTDQNQELGPAVPDIIVENQPDWIAKGTDDQLKAAVDELLKQMSNKK, from the coding sequence ATGAAGCATTTTTTGATATTGTATCTGATTTTTTTTTCCGTCATTTCATCTTTCAGTCAATCTACCACCCTACTTCGCCATCCTGCGGTTAACAACAATGGTTCTCTTGTCTGTTTTTCTTTCCAGGGAGATATTTGGACAGTGCCTTCCTCAGGTGGAAAAGCATCAAGACTGACCATACATGAAGCCTATGAAGGCAATCCCATATTTAGTCCGGATGGCAAGCAAATTGCTTTTTCAGGTGCCAGATTTGGCAATAATGATATTTACACCATACCTTCATCCGGTGGTCAGGCCAAACGACTTACTTTTCATTCAGGAGCTGATATTGTAGCGTCCTGGACTCAACCCGACAAGATTCTTTTTTCGACCAATCGGGAGTTCAGGCAAATCGAACGTCCTTCGGAAGTATACTCCATCCATCCTAATGGTGGTACAGAAACAAGAATACTCGATGCTGTTGGCCATGATCCTGTTTTGTCTCCTGATGGAAGATTTCTGGCTTTTGTTCGCGGTGACATCAATCCCGTGGCGCGTCAGGCATATCAGGGTAGTTCCAACAGAGATTTGTGGATATATGATACCAAAAATAAAACTTATCACAAATTGCCCGGATCAACATACAATGATATCACACCTCAATGGGCCGGAAACAACACCATATACTACCTCAACAGTGATGGTGGGGTGTATAATCTGTACAAACATAAATTGGATGGAAATGGAAAAGCAATAGGCAAAGCAGAAAAACAGACAAAGTACACTGACGAGTCTATAAGAGCTTTTAGCCTTTCTTCAGATGGCACAACGATTGTATTTGAAAAGGACCTGCACTTGTATATCATGAGAACAGACAAAGGTGGAGTGCAGAAACTAAATGTAGAAATCAGTGCAGATGAAAGATTTGACCCCACAGAGTTGAAAACTTTGGCCAGAGATATCAATGATTACTCCGTTTCTCCCAATGGCAAATTGATTGCACTCTCAGTCCGTGGAGAGATATTCATCAGAGAAGACGATAAAGAAAAATCCAGAACCATCAATGTATCCAATCATGCTTACAGGGATATCGAGCCTGTCTGGCTGAATGATTCTATGCTGCTTTTTACCAGTGACCGGGCCAATGGAAATTTTGATATCTATATGGTCAGATCAGCTGATACATCCCAAACAAATGTATTTAAATCTCTGAAGCACAAGGTCACTCCTGTCACCAGAACATCATTGGATGAGCATTCGCTCTCTGTCGCTCCCGATGGCAAAAAAATGGCTTTTATTCGTGGTCGAGGTACCTTAATTGTGGCGGATATGACTGCAGAAGGATTAATTTCAAAAGAAGTCATATTGAACGATTCATGGGCGTCAGAAGAAGGATTGGTATGGAGCCCTGACAGCAAATGGCTGGCCTATTCGCAGACTGATTTATACTACAATGATGAAGTATTTATCCAACCTGTTGACAATACTTCAAAACCAGTCAATGTCTCAATGCATCCGCGCACTGACAGACATCCATACTGGAGTCCTGATGGATCAAAATTGGGTTTTATTTCAGAAAGAAGCACTGCCAGAAGCGAAGATATCATGTTTGTCTGGCTAAAAAAAGAAGACTGGGAAAAAGCCATGCAGGATTGGCAGGATGTAGCCTCAAGTGATACCGATAATGACGATAAATTTAAGTCCGACAAACAAAAAAAGAAGATTCCCGAAATAAAAATTGATTTCGATAAAATCTATGACCGAATTGTACAGGTCACCAATTTCCCAGGTAATGAATCTGATTTTGTAATTTCCAAAGATGGTGAAACTTTCTATTATACCGCTTCCAGCAGTTCCTCCAAAGGACGTGATCTTTACAGTATCAAATGGGACGGCAAAAGTCTGAAGGAAATCACAAAGGGTGGCTCCGACCCCGCCAACATCAGCATGGAAAACGATGGAAAATATATATACTATACCAAACAGGGTGCCTTAAGTCGAGTTGAAACCAAAGGCACAACAAATGACAATTTGTCTTTCAATGCCAAAATGAAAGTGGACTATACTGCAGAACGCAATCAGGTATTTGAAGAAGCATGGCGAACCATTCGGGATGGATTTTATGACCCCTTATTTCATGGTTATGACTGGAATGCACTTCGTGAGAAATACAGACAGCGATGTGTCCAGGCCAGTACAGAAAATGACTTCAGAGATATGTTTAATCTGATGCTCGGAGAGCTCAATGCCAGTCACATGGGCCTCAGGGTACCGGAACGCGCTGAAACTCAGAAGGATGCTACAGGCTTACTTGGTGCAGAATTGATCCCGGTAGCCAACGGTACACAAGTAGTAAGAGTGGTACCTAAATCTCCGGCTGATAAAGCAGGCAGTAAACTCAACCCCGGAGATATCATCACAGCTGTCAACGGCCAGAGTATAGGTACTTCAGACAATTTTTACAACATGCTGAATGGACTGGTCAATGAAAAAGTAGTGTTATCTGTCATCAACGGAGATAAAAAAAATAAAGAAGTAGTCATACGACTTACTGAAAGTGTGTCCAATAATCTGTATGATGCATGGGTAGAAAAGAGACAAAAACTGGTAGATCAGTACTCTAATGGCAAACTAGGGTATATCCACATTAAAAGTATGGATTTTCCGAGTTTTGAGGTCGTAGAGCGGGAGTTTATGGCTGCCGGTTATGGGAAAGATGGACTGGTCATAGATGTGAGATACAATGGTGGCGGATCGACAGCGGATTTTCTGATGGCTATACTGAACTATAAACAGCATGCCTACACCATACCACGAGGAGCCAGTGACAACCCTGAGAAGGACAAACTAAAATTTAAGGAATATTACCCTATAGGCGAAAGGCTCGTTTATGCAGCCTGGATGAAACCCAGTATCGCACTGTGCAATGAAGGCAGCTACTCCAATGCAGAGATATTTTCTCATGCTTACAAGTCACTTGGTATAGGAAAACTTGTAGGTCTGCCTACCAATGGATCTGTAATCTCAACCGGTGGCAAAGGCCTTATGGATGGATCATTTGTAAGACTGCCGCTCAGGATGTGGTTTACAAAGTCCACTGACCAAAATCAGGAACTTGGCCCAGCAGTACCGGATATCATCGTGGAAAATCAACCCGACTGGATCGCCAAAGGTACTGATGATCAGCTGAAAGCTGCAGTGGATGAATTGTTGAAGCAGATGAGTAACAAAAAATAA
- a CDS encoding type II toxin-antitoxin system PemK/MazF family toxin, whose translation MKKYIPNTGDIVWMDLDPTLGKEQQGRRPVVVITDAKYNQFGLCITLPISSKIKGYNTEVKLPTKMQIEGAILTNHPRSHDWTIRNIKFIESLDGATFQSVKIRLKVLLGL comes from the coding sequence ATGAAAAAATATATTCCAAACACAGGAGATATCGTTTGGATGGACCTTGACCCTACATTAGGAAAAGAACAACAAGGCAGAAGACCAGTTGTAGTCATTACTGATGCTAAATATAATCAATTTGGATTGTGCATAACACTGCCTATTTCCAGTAAAATAAAGGGTTACAACACTGAAGTAAAACTACCAACTAAAATGCAAATAGAAGGTGCCATACTAACAAATCATCCTCGGTCACATGATTGGACGATCAGAAATATAAAATTTATTGAATCATTAGATGGGGCAACATTTCAGTCAGTTAAAATCAGACTTAAAGTATTGTTGGGTTTATAA
- a CDS encoding AbrB/MazE/SpoVT family DNA-binding domain-containing protein: MEAIIKKWGNSLGVRLPINMTKEMNIEDGSKIEIIQKNNKIIISMPDSTIDMDFLTSGMTADGVLEQFEDYPSLGLEE, translated from the coding sequence ATGGAAGCAATAATCAAAAAATGGGGAAACTCTTTGGGTGTAAGATTACCCATAAATATGACTAAAGAAATGAATATAGAGGATGGCAGTAAAATTGAAATAATACAGAAAAATAATAAAATCATTATTTCAATGCCTGATTCCACGATTGATATGGATTTTTTAACATCCGGTATGACTGCCGATGGCGTATTAGAACAATTTGAAGATTATCCTTCACTAGGATTGGAAGAATAA
- a CDS encoding glycosyltransferase family 4 protein: protein MRIGVNARLLFTSEMEGVARYIYETTVRMAHAHPDDEFYLFYDRSNHSRPDFPANVRHIMIPLPTRHPVLWYWWFEILLPIYLKWYKIEVFYSGDGYLSLRSKIPVVMVMHDIAYKHYEDQVSKSILKYYKKYVPLFLKKATKIITVSHFVKSDILHHFDIAENKIIVAYNAVHPDQLHKYNNYKSRKIEDLIDHKPYFVYVGSLHPRKNIVRMIEAFESFNTGHQNRYKLALAGRMAWDTREMEVKIKQSKNTIYVGFVTEADKYILIQNACCLVYVSLFEGFGIPIIEGMIAGTPVITSDRASMPEIAGGAALLANPNDTQSIAACMHEIVSNESLSQELIKKGKERGGAFDWKISAEKIYQALLDSLKI from the coding sequence ATGCGTATAGGGGTGAATGCCAGACTCTTGTTTACTTCTGAAATGGAGGGTGTTGCAAGGTATATATATGAAACCACTGTAAGGATGGCTCATGCACACCCGGACGATGAGTTTTACTTATTTTATGACAGGTCAAATCACTCCAGACCTGACTTTCCTGCCAATGTAAGGCACATCATGATTCCATTGCCTACCAGGCATCCTGTGCTTTGGTATTGGTGGTTTGAAATCTTATTGCCTATCTATCTTAAATGGTACAAGATAGAAGTGTTCTACTCGGGTGATGGATATCTGAGTCTCAGGTCTAAAATTCCTGTGGTCATGGTAATGCACGATATTGCTTACAAACATTATGAGGATCAAGTAAGTAAGTCCATATTGAAATACTATAAGAAATATGTACCTCTTTTCTTAAAAAAAGCAACAAAAATCATCACAGTATCTCACTTTGTAAAAAGCGACATCCTGCATCATTTTGATATTGCAGAAAATAAAATTATTGTAGCGTACAATGCTGTTCATCCGGATCAGCTCCATAAATACAATAACTACAAAAGCCGCAAGATCGAAGACCTGATAGATCACAAACCCTACTTTGTATACGTCGGCTCGCTCCATCCAAGGAAAAACATAGTGAGAATGATCGAGGCTTTTGAATCCTTCAATACTGGCCATCAAAACCGCTACAAGCTCGCCCTGGCAGGTCGAATGGCATGGGACACCAGAGAAATGGAAGTAAAGATCAAGCAATCCAAAAATACCATTTATGTTGGTTTCGTCACCGAAGCAGACAAATATATTTTAATACAGAATGCATGTTGCTTAGTGTATGTTTCACTTTTTGAAGGATTTGGGATACCGATCATCGAAGGAATGATAGCCGGCACACCTGTGATCACTTCAGATAGAGCATCAATGCCGGAAATAGCTGGCGGGGCTGCATTACTTGCCAATCCTAATGACACTCAATCGATCGCAGCCTGCATGCACGAGATAGTCTCCAATGAGAGTTTGTCTCAAGAACTGATCAAAAAAGGTAAAGAGAGAGGCGGTGCATTTGATTGGAAAATATCAGCAGAGAAGATTTATCAGGCTTTGTTAGATAGTCTGAAGATTTAA
- a CDS encoding type III pantothenate kinase → MIVAIDIGNTNIVIAMYRHGKWTNSFRYETKEPQPEFFYEQAFRNILLEWQVTGSEIHQCVISSVVPDINSVIIETVESVTGHSPLLLQPEIYKTLDISVPHPYEIGSDIVSNAYAALKLFGTDCIIVDFGTALTFTVVHHNEGISGVTIAPGLNTAIHSLATNTAQLPVVPLELPESAVGHDTVSAIQSGVLWGYVGLVKQILHKIKSESNKNYKVIATGGLSSILHPLESEFDVVSKMLTLDGMRLIYQHCKGESTD, encoded by the coding sequence GTGATAGTTGCGATAGATATCGGAAATACCAATATTGTGATAGCCATGTACCGCCACGGTAAATGGACCAATTCGTTCAGATATGAGACAAAAGAACCTCAGCCTGAATTTTTTTATGAGCAGGCATTCAGAAATATCCTGTTGGAATGGCAAGTGACAGGTTCAGAAATACATCAATGTGTCATCAGCAGTGTAGTACCTGATATCAATAGTGTCATCATAGAAACTGTGGAATCGGTCACAGGACACAGTCCTTTACTCCTTCAACCAGAGATTTATAAAACCTTGGATATCAGTGTGCCGCATCCATATGAGATTGGATCGGATATCGTTTCCAATGCTTATGCTGCATTAAAACTATTTGGTACAGATTGTATCATTGTTGATTTTGGGACTGCATTGACTTTTACAGTTGTCCACCACAACGAAGGCATCTCGGGTGTCACAATAGCCCCGGGTCTCAATACAGCTATCCACTCCCTTGCTACCAATACTGCTCAACTCCCGGTAGTTCCGCTGGAATTGCCGGAATCGGCTGTAGGGCATGATACGGTTTCGGCTATCCAATCCGGTGTGTTATGGGGATATGTGGGATTGGTAAAACAGATCCTCCACAAAATAAAATCCGAATCCAACAAAAATTACAAGGTCATTGCGACGGGTGGATTATCTTCTATCCTGCACCCATTGGAATCAGAATTTGACGTGGTATCAAAAATGCTCACACTCGATGGCATGAGATTGATATACCAGCACTGTAAGGGTGAATCCACAGATTAA
- a CDS encoding NAD(P)/FAD-dependent oxidoreductase — translation MNDNHKPRLIVLGGGFAGLQLIENIKKDQFDILLIDQLNHHQFQPLFYQVATSQIEPSSISFPFRKIFQDRKDVRIRLTKAISIDPESKVVVTGIGDFEFDFLVIATGCKTNYFGNKNIKKYTYGLKSTYQAITIRNSILENFEKILYVDDEEKESLMNIVVVGGGPTGVELAGAFAEIKRDILPKDFFRIDFSKMNIILLEGSPNTLNNMSDMSRKASTDYLEDLGVIIKTGVYVTDYDGTTLKLNNDETLNSKHVIWAAGVTGNIIKGFDPENITNTNRYKVDRVNRINGYPHIFAIGDISCMETTKYSKGHPQVANVAIGQGKLLATNLERIVSGTPLKEYEYKDLGSMATIGRHKAVVELPFIKFKGYFAWFVWMFLHLMLILSVRNKLIIFINWAWNYFSKNSSLRLILKDDEHVQLVKPKKIKA, via the coding sequence ATGAATGACAATCATAAACCTAGGCTGATAGTTTTGGGAGGAGGATTTGCAGGGCTTCAGCTTATCGAAAATATTAAAAAGGATCAATTTGATATTTTACTCATTGATCAGTTAAACCACCATCAGTTTCAGCCTCTCTTTTATCAGGTTGCCACTTCACAGATTGAGCCATCATCTATATCTTTTCCTTTCAGAAAAATATTTCAGGATAGAAAAGATGTAAGAATCAGGTTGACCAAAGCGATATCCATTGATCCGGAAAGTAAAGTGGTTGTCACAGGGATCGGTGACTTTGAATTCGATTTTTTGGTCATAGCCACAGGATGTAAAACAAATTATTTTGGGAACAAAAACATTAAAAAATACACCTACGGTCTGAAGTCAACTTATCAGGCTATCACCATCAGAAACAGCATCCTGGAAAATTTTGAAAAGATCCTGTATGTTGATGACGAGGAAAAAGAATCACTCATGAATATTGTCGTGGTAGGTGGAGGGCCTACCGGCGTAGAATTGGCAGGAGCTTTTGCTGAAATTAAAAGAGATATTTTACCTAAAGACTTCTTCAGAATTGATTTTTCCAAAATGAATATCATTCTGCTCGAAGGAAGTCCCAATACATTGAATAATATGTCGGACATGTCCAGAAAGGCATCCACAGATTATTTAGAAGACCTTGGCGTGATCATCAAAACCGGAGTGTATGTCACTGATTATGATGGTACTACCTTAAAGCTGAATAATGATGAAACATTAAATAGCAAACATGTCATCTGGGCTGCAGGTGTAACAGGAAATATTATTAAAGGATTTGATCCTGAAAATATCACTAATACCAATCGTTACAAGGTAGACAGAGTGAACAGGATCAATGGTTATCCACATATTTTTGCTATAGGTGATATATCCTGTATGGAAACCACAAAATACTCCAAAGGACACCCTCAAGTAGCCAATGTTGCTATTGGTCAGGGAAAATTACTGGCAACTAATTTGGAGCGCATCGTTTCCGGCACACCTTTGAAAGAATATGAATATAAAGATCTGGGATCTATGGCTACTATAGGGAGGCACAAAGCCGTAGTGGAACTGCCATTTATAAAATTTAAAGGGTACTTTGCATGGTTTGTTTGGATGTTTCTGCACCTGATGCTGATATTGAGTGTGAGAAACAAACTTATCATATTTATCAACTGGGCATGGAATTATTTTTCAAAAAACAGCTCGCTCAGACTTATTCTTAAAGATGACGAACATGTACAATTAGTAAAACCTAAAAAGATAAAAGCTTAA
- a CDS encoding dicarboxylate/amino acid:cation symporter, protein MALWIFIGLIAGMIVGTSLNYLTTPEFIKSYVSIAKYGNIIFLKFIKLIIGPLVLSTLVVGVAGIGDAGTVGRMSVKTIGWFIFASLMSLTLGLILCNIFQPGLDFQNQISSDTAATSLVATDSFTLDHFIEQLIPENIFVALSSHKMVLQIVVFSVLFGLATAAIGEKGKPIISAMDSLAHVMLKLTNMIMWVAPLAVFCAVSIVIAEKGIGVMVEYGKLILLFYFALFVLWSILLFLGFLFVKKRIWSLLRHIQEPLLLAFATASSESAYPKLLNQLERFGVNERIVSFVLPLGYSFNLDGSMMYMTFGSILIAQAYGVDLSLTQQMTMLLVLMVTSKGIAAVPRASLVVIAATIAGFGIPEIGIALLLPIDQFLDMGRTATNVVGNAVATVAVSRMEGEEIHT, encoded by the coding sequence GTGGCTTTATGGATATTTATTGGACTAATAGCCGGTATGATCGTCGGAACTTCACTTAATTATCTTACAACTCCGGAATTTATAAAAAGTTATGTAAGTATTGCAAAATATGGAAATATCATCTTTTTGAAATTTATCAAACTGATCATTGGACCATTAGTGTTGAGTACGTTGGTGGTAGGTGTAGCAGGCATTGGTGATGCCGGAACAGTAGGACGAATGAGTGTAAAAACAATTGGCTGGTTTATATTTGCCAGCCTGATGTCGTTAACTCTTGGGCTTATCCTGTGCAATATCTTTCAGCCGGGCTTAGATTTTCAAAATCAGATTTCTTCAGATACTGCAGCTACTAGTCTAGTAGCTACGGACAGTTTCACTCTTGACCATTTTATCGAACAATTAATACCTGAAAATATTTTTGTTGCATTATCTAGCCATAAGATGGTATTACAGATTGTGGTATTTTCAGTATTGTTTGGTCTAGCTACAGCTGCTATTGGCGAAAAAGGGAAACCTATCATCTCTGCCATGGATTCTCTTGCTCATGTAATGCTTAAACTTACCAATATGATCATGTGGGTCGCTCCATTGGCTGTTTTTTGTGCCGTTTCTATAGTCATTGCTGAAAAAGGGATTGGAGTCATGGTCGAATATGGAAAATTGATTTTGCTATTCTATTTTGCATTGTTTGTCTTATGGTCCATTTTATTGTTCCTCGGCTTTTTGTTTGTCAAAAAGAGAATCTGGAGTCTACTGAGACATATACAAGAACCACTTCTTTTGGCGTTTGCCACCGCCAGCAGTGAATCCGCATATCCGAAACTGCTAAATCAGTTAGAGAGGTTTGGTGTGAATGAAAGGATTGTCAGTTTTGTACTTCCGCTTGGATATTCATTCAATCTGGATGGAAGTATGATGTATATGACCTTTGGTTCCATCCTGATTGCACAGGCGTATGGAGTAGACCTTAGTTTAACACAACAGATGACTATGTTGCTGGTATTGATGGTAACAAGCAAGGGTATCGCTGCTGTACCAAGGGCATCACTGGTAGTTATTGCCGCAACCATCGCAGGATTTGGAATTCCTGAAATTGGAATAGCACTATTGTTACCTATTGATCAATTTCTTGATATGGGAAGAACAGCGACCAATGTGGTGGGCAATGCAGTAGCAACGGTAGCAGTAAGCAGAATGGAAGGAGAAGAAATTCATACTTAG
- a CDS encoding pentapeptide repeat-containing protein — protein sequence MQLQETDFAEADLTNVIFDTCNLEQANFDRTTLEKADFRSSYNYTIDPEINRVKKAKFSVFGISGLLTK from the coding sequence ATTCAGCTGCAGGAAACTGATTTTGCGGAGGCAGACTTGACAAATGTTATATTTGATACATGCAATCTTGAGCAAGCTAATTTTGATCGTACTACACTTGAAAAGGCTGACTTTCGGTCTTCTTACAATTATACAATAGATCCTGAGATCAACCGGGTCAAAAAAGCAAAGTTTTCGGTTTTTGGAATTTCGGGACTTTTGACCAAATAG
- a CDS encoding ClbS/DfsB family four-helix bundle protein: MPRPTNKTELLTLSQKNYDQLNHFIESRAEAEQMKEFPPGTMNRNIRDVLAHLYHSQLMMKNWYEIGMSGLKPDIPAEGYTWKTVPKLNYKIWEDYSKVALQEIKVLLAGSHKEMMKMIDGHSSEELFEKKRYALTGTTSLGAYFIGATSSHYDWALKLISKAFKNMR; the protein is encoded by the coding sequence ATGCCGCGACCTACCAACAAAACCGAATTACTGACTCTAAGTCAAAAAAATTATGATCAGCTTAATCACTTTATTGAAAGCAGGGCAGAAGCTGAACAAATGAAAGAATTTCCTCCGGGCACTATGAACCGAAATATCAGGGATGTTCTTGCGCATTTGTACCATTCGCAACTCATGATGAAAAACTGGTACGAGATTGGTATGTCAGGTCTTAAACCAGATATCCCTGCCGAGGGCTATACATGGAAGACGGTGCCAAAACTCAATTATAAAATTTGGGAGGATTACTCTAAGGTGGCACTGCAAGAAATAAAAGTATTGTTAGCTGGTTCCCACAAAGAGATGATGAAAATGATAGATGGACACAGTAGTGAAGAGCTTTTCGAGAAAAAAAGGTATGCCTTGACAGGTACTACCTCACTTGGTGCGTATTTCATTGGTGCCACTTCCAGTCATTATGATTGGGCATTAAAATTGATAAGCAAAGCATTTAAGAACATGAGATAG
- a CDS encoding RnfABCDGE type electron transport complex subunit B — MSIFIPILTLGLLTLALAGLIAVANKKLYVYEDPRIDQVEDMLPHANCGACGFPGCRPFAEALVSGQVLPGKCSVSSDEGRSAIASFLGVALGAEEKRVARLACNGGKNVAINQAYYKGVNTCQAATLISGGGKACSWGCLGYGDCEVVCDFDAISMNEFGIPVVDEQKCTACGDCVEACPKMLFSIHPISHRLWVACKSLEAGDEVLDVCDVGCTACGKCAMDAEDNMITMVKNLPVINYAKNHKTQDPIQRCPTGAIVWLDDKEGIIKGKEAKKIIRKGSRNMGYS, encoded by the coding sequence GTGAGCATTTTCATTCCCATACTAACACTTGGTTTACTGACATTGGCACTGGCCGGGCTGATCGCTGTAGCCAATAAAAAATTGTATGTCTATGAAGATCCACGCATAGATCAGGTGGAAGATATGTTGCCTCATGCCAACTGCGGCGCCTGTGGTTTTCCCGGGTGCCGCCCATTTGCTGAAGCATTGGTGTCGGGTCAGGTGTTGCCGGGCAAATGTTCTGTTAGCAGTGATGAAGGCAGATCTGCCATCGCCAGTTTTCTGGGTGTGGCCTTGGGTGCAGAAGAAAAAAGAGTCGCTCGCTTAGCCTGTAACGGAGGTAAAAATGTAGCTATCAATCAGGCATACTACAAGGGTGTCAACACGTGTCAGGCGGCTACATTGATCTCGGGCGGCGGTAAGGCTTGCTCATGGGGTTGCCTTGGATATGGTGACTGTGAGGTAGTGTGCGACTTTGATGCTATCTCGATGAATGAATTTGGCATTCCTGTCGTGGATGAACAAAAATGCACCGCTTGTGGAGATTGTGTGGAAGCATGTCCTAAAATGTTATTTTCCATCCACCCCATAAGTCATCGGCTTTGGGTAGCATGCAAAAGCCTGGAAGCCGGAGATGAAGTACTAGACGTCTGTGATGTAGGCTGTACCGCTTGTGGCAAATGCGCCATGGATGCAGAAGACAACATGATCACCATGGTCAAAAACCTACCCGTCATCAACTACGCCAAAAACCATAAAACACAGGATCCTATACAGAGATGCCCTACAGGTGCCATCGTATGGCTCGATGATAAAGAAGGCATCATCAAAGGTAAGGAAGCTAAAAAGATTATAAGGAAAGGAAGCCGGAATATGGGGTATTCGTAA
- a CDS encoding ferredoxin-NADP reductase, which translates to MAQLSDYLSGTHYKAVVKGNKRITPADTEDIREIHIEVQDKNFHCNVDQSFGVIVKYVGPFGNNVHHRLYTIANSDVTASGLPEITMLVKRCFYVDDFSGEKYEGVASNYLCNRNPGDELMLTGPHSLPYVVPDDKTSNIILIGMGTGIAPFKSFVRHIYKNVKDWQGKIRLFYGATSGLDLLYLNDKEGDLTNYYDQKTFEAFYALSPRPKWADPIAMDKMIEGQAEEIKEMLSKNNTYIYVAGYDKILTQLDNAFSNIIGSKEKWETRKAELKAGKKWAEIIY; encoded by the coding sequence ATGGCACAATTATCAGATTATTTATCAGGAACACATTATAAAGCAGTTGTAAAGGGCAACAAACGTATCACACCTGCAGATACGGAGGATATCAGGGAAATTCATATTGAAGTGCAGGATAAAAACTTTCACTGTAATGTGGACCAAAGTTTTGGTGTCATAGTCAAATACGTAGGACCATTTGGCAACAATGTACATCACAGACTTTACACTATTGCCAATTCCGATGTTACAGCTTCCGGATTGCCTGAAATTACGATGTTGGTAAAAAGATGTTTTTACGTGGATGATTTCAGCGGCGAAAAGTACGAAGGTGTCGCATCTAATTACCTGTGCAACAGAAATCCAGGAGATGAACTAATGCTTACCGGGCCTCATTCATTACCATATGTAGTGCCTGATGACAAAACATCCAATATCATCCTTATTGGTATGGGAACTGGAATTGCTCCTTTTAAATCCTTTGTCAGACATATCTATAAAAATGTGAAAGACTGGCAAGGAAAAATCAGACTTTTTTATGGTGCTACCAGCGGACTTGATTTGCTGTATCTCAACGACAAAGAAGGTGATCTTACAAATTATTATGATCAGAAGACATTTGAAGCCTTTTATGCCCTAAGTCCAAGACCAAAGTGGGCAGACCCTATCGCCATGGACAAGATGATAGAAGGTCAAGCAGAAGAAATCAAGGAGATGCTTTCCAAAAACAATACCTATATCTACGTAGCCGGTTATGACAAAATACTGACACAATTAGACAATGCGTTTTCAAACATTATTGGCTCCAAAGAGAAATGGGAAACCAGAAAAGCAGAACTGAAAGCCGGTAAAAAGTGGGCGGAAATCATTTATTAG